The genome window GGATAAAACATATAAGTGCTACAACTAAATCAGACATGCCCAAATTTTGAATGATTAACTTTCTCAGAATTCAGATGCCTGTCATTTGAAGTTGTGGATGAATGAAAAACTTATTAGTGTCATAGTCTGTTCAAGTTCAAAGAAAGCTCATTCAGCAATCATGAAGAACAACATAAGCAagccaaaagaaggaaaaggccCCCCGGGGGGGTGGGGGTGGAGAAGACAGAACTATAGTGGTGCTTTTTGGAACGTAAAAACTCAAATCTGGCTGATTCAAAAAGACAAAGCAAAGGCAAAGTGAATACAGTCATGAAAACCAAGAAAAGCTAAAGAAGCTGAAGTGAAATCTTCAAATCGTATGACTGAcaatgaacaaagaaaaacttcAACCATAGAAACTTTTATGATCAAACGGAACCTTCAGTTCAATGATGAGTGGCACCATTGGTAGTAGATGGAAAGCAACAACAATCAGAGTGCCTAAAGCAGCCACAGCACAACAAAACTGTGAAATATGTGAACATTATGACTACAAGATCTCCGATTTTTCTTCAGCACAAGCTAATCTGCAGTATGAACTTAAGTTCATGAAGATTGGAGTACATGATAGCTAAATACTGTCAATTAGAAGTCCTCGTAAACTATAAGCCATTCCTCTTCTTCCCTTATCCTCTCATTTTAGTAACCATAAGAACTAATGCAATACTAGCAGTTAAACAATCAGcgccaaaaaaataaataaataaaattataaaagttcTTCTGTCATTTCAATCTCAAATTAAAGTCAATTAAGATGAAAGGATACAGGGAAAGAAACGCCCAACTTGAGTACAATTTAAAACATCAAATTAGGTGTATTTGACTGCATTAATTCATTATCAAATATCAGCTTCCAGTCCATAATTGTGTACAAGATGGAAAGGTTCGTGGAAATTCAACAGATCAGCATCTTTCTTTAAAAAGAATCCAACTTTGTATCACCCAGCCTCTAGTAATCTACCAATAATCTCTACAAGAACAGGTTCCATCTCTAAAATGGTGGAATCTACTACGATCTCTCACAACAATTTCCCGTTCAAAAACCTTTGACACTAGTTTAATTGCGAGGTGGCAATCAGCACAAATCCGCAGGTTTTTGACCACTCTAATTGGGGTTCTTGGTGGTGTACTGATTAACATGAATGCAATTGCAATCTTCTCGCTATGGTAAGAAAGAGCAGTCTCCTTCTCCTCATCCTCTATGTCAGCAAGCACATTCACTGTATGAGGCACATAACCCTCCAATATCAATAACCTAGTCATCTCCACGAGCATAGCATAAATCTCTTCAGTTTGAGGATGGGACCTGTCTCCCATGACAAATTCGTGTATGGAATTCCCCAGCTCAACAAGACTATGCCCTGGCACTTTCTTAACACCTTCTTTAAGCATTGTCCTCCTTATTTTATGAGCATCACCCCAACGTCTCTCAGATGCATAAAGATTTGACAGGAGCACATAATCCCCACAATGTTTAGGCTCTAAAATCCTAAGTTGATCTCTGGCAAGCTCTCCCAAATTCAAATGCCCGTGTATTGAGCAAGCACCGAGCAAAGTCCTCCAAATCACAGCATTGGGCGGCAGAGGCATTTTCTGCATATACTCGTAAGCTTGTTTTACCAAACCAGCTCTACTCAACAAATCAACCATGCAACCATAGTGTTCAATCTTAGGCACAATTCCAAACTCCTTTTTCATCCTCTCGAAATAAGCAAAACCTTCGTCTACCATCCCACAATGACTGCAAGCATACAACAGGCCAACAAAAGTAATCTCACTAGGCACCCAGCCTTCTTCCTCTAACTTCTTGAAAAGCTCAATTGCCCTTTCACCAAAACCATTGACAGCCAACCCAACAATCAAAGCAGTCCAAGAAACCACACTCTTTTCCTCCATCTCATCAAACACCCTTTCTGCCTCCCTAATCTTCCCACATTTTGCATAAAAATCCAATAACGCATTAGCCACATGCAAGTTCTTATCCAACCCAACTTTCAACATGTACACATGAGCCCTCCCACCCAAAGCTAAAGCCCCTAGCTCAGCACAAGCAGTCAACAAACTGACCAAAGTGAAACCATCAGGTTTAACACCCTCCAACCCCAATTCCCTATAAAGGGTCAATGCTTCATTAGGCCTACTATTCATAGCATACCCATTAATCAAAGTATTCCAAGCCACAAGGTTTTTCTTCTCAGACATTTTCTCAAACAGCTTAAGCGCACTCTCGGCTCGGCCACAGGCACCATAGAAATGCACCAAAGCATTCTGAACAAATACCAACGACTCAAACCCATTTTTCATGCCAATGCAATGAACTCTCTCGCCTTCTCTCACAGCAATCATCTTAGCAATGGCTTTCAACAAAAAGGGGTACGTGTGAGTATCCGGCTGCACAGAATCCACACGCATTTGGCGGTGTATCCCAACAGCTGGACTCGGGTTTTCACTCTCAGCATAGCCTCTAATCATCGTGTTCCAAGTGAATATATTCGGGTTTTGGATTTGACTGAAGATTTTCTGAGCATAGGACATAGGTCCTGCAAGGGAAACAAGGGTGAAGATCAAGTGCTTGCCCATGTCTGGGCTGCTCAAAGCCACCCCATGTCTGATTGAGAAGGCATGAACTTGGCGAAGTTTGTATCGCGAAGTGGTGGCACATGAGAGTAGAAGTGCTATGCATTTCTTGAGTACGTATGGCTTTGGATTTTCTTCGAAAATTGTTGCTTTTTCAGAAGATGTGGGGTCTGTTAAGAAGCTGGTATTACTCGGGCTGGTGTGAGGAAGGTCTGATGATGTAGAATGTTGCACTTGTGGGGGCATATCAGATCAATTCATACTTTAGCATCCTTAGGTGGCTAATAAAACATTAAAACTGGCCAGATGATACGCTATACGGCTGTAGACACACCAATAGCATGCGATGGTTCCTGTTTCTTGGGAGGGTTTTTGGCAAAGTATGGATTtgagagtttttcaaaaacttatttttcaTCTACAAtgctatagtaaaaattttgtaaaaacaacttcaaaaacactatatccaaacaaatattttaaaaataactccaaatatacaaaaaatatattaatatatatatttatatataaatattatatacaaaaaatatattttgtttaataaatatataaatacatatataaatattaatacaaaattaatatacaaaaatatttatatatataaatattatatacaaaaaatatatttcgtttaataaatatatatttatatataaatattaatacaaaatataaatatatataattaaatatatttacatatatttataaatatatttatatttatttatttaaatatataaatatatttaattatatatattgatataaataatatatttatatatatttatctaaatttataaatatatttatttcaaatatttttataatatgtaaataatatatatattaatatgtatattttgatatttatatttcaattatgtatattaatatgtataatatatatattatataaattgaaataaatattatatttttatatataaatgttaatattttgtttaaaatatatttatatatatttatttaaatataaatatatatatctatatttatttatttatttatttatatatttatataaatatgtaaatatatttatttcaacttTGTTTTGTAATATGTatactaatatatattaatatgtatatttcaattatgtatattttattatatatataaattatattaatattaatatgtaaTTTAAAGTATGCATATTAAGTATgcatattaatatgtatattatatatattatatcaattgaaataaatatatgtatttatatataaatattaatatttgtttaaaaaatatatatatttatataaatatatacatatcaattttgttttataatatgtatattaatatttattaatatatatatttgtatatgtatattaaatatgtaataatatacatattaaaaaacaaaattgaaataaaaatattttatatataaataaataaacattaaTATATAGAAACAGAGCCAGTATATATTTAAAAAGAATCTCAACAAAATTCTAAATTAtagaaatattcaaaaatatattttaaaaatacctctaaaaacaatccaaaaacacctatagtaaaagtttttcatatacaaaattacagtaaagtttttaaaaaacaccTCCAAAAACAGTTAATCTGAAGTATTTTAGAAACATCAATATATTATTTGCCGTAATTTATTGTTTTAGTGGATGTAGTGCTTTTAACCATTACTTAACACGATGTTAAGTTGCATGTATGGGAAAAAATGGCTACTTTCATCTTTCAACTAAATTGTCTATATACTAATTTCATCCCTAAACGTTTTAGTGTAATTTTGTCAttcaatttaaattttctttccaattaAATCCTTTTATGGTTGTGGTTCTTGACAACAACTTCTTTGTCAAACTCACTGATATCTCAATGCGGATTCATACTATTTAACACAAAGAAAGTGAGCAGGCAATGGCTTGGaaaatagtcaaattttcagGTGAAGGGCTAAACCAAAAAGCAGTGTATTACCATTACAACATCATGGTATTTTTTTTGGTCTAACGGCATCTTTGTATTTAAATAAACACTACATAATACAAGTTGTAATTACAAAAGAAGGCAACTATCATCATATCTACTTGTGCACTTTGAACAAGCCATACCCGGAAATTAGATTCTCATTTGATATCACTATCAAATCCAGTATGTGCACTTTGAACAACTATCATCTTGTTTCAATTCCAGTATGTCCTCTATCACAGTTCCAATAAAGTTGGGATTAGagttttgggtttggattctgTTATTGAGATCTTTGCAGCATGATTGTACATCAATCTCCTAACACTCTGCTTCCACGGCCATTAGAATTGAACTGCCTGTCCTTTTTCTAGGATTGGGATCCCTTGTTTTGTTCCATTAGTTGTAAGGAATCATAGAGACAAGCATAgagaaaatttaattttttttattcatttagtAGATCGACCTTTGATTAAATTCATGTGACATAAAGTTGTTTAAAAAGATTACCTCAATCCGTGGATGGAGATCTTCTTGAACCAGTGGAGATTTGATGCAGAGAATGGTGAAGTGATCTATTTAGTTGCACAAGTGTCCAGCCTCTAACAATGGTCCACACGGACCTCCTTTGTTTAGAATCTCCTAGGTCAAATTAGTTTAAACAAGATTAGTATTAACTATTGTTAAGACACCTCCCCCAAATTGGCTGAGAAAAACCCTCACTATGAAAAACTTGCCTCAATAAGAGAAATAAGAGACATgattttttccttattttcttggacgaattttgggtatttttctctcaagatttttctcaaaaatctcacAAAGCAATTTGTATATCGATTAGTTTTGATAGCAAAAGTTTAGTGAGTATTAATAAACAAATAAGTTGTCCATATCCTTATGGAAACTTGAAACCAGTTTCCAATAAGGTTCAGGTTCTTTATTATAATACAACTCTTGTATTTGAAAGATTTAAACTTATTTGCACAATAAATCCCTCAAGTTTAATATGTCTCACaaattaaattataaattataaaaacttATCTATCAAGTTCCTACTTGAAACTTATTTAATCTAATTAAAGAAGTTCTTAATGTATGTGATCCATTAGATTCTCATATACGTTGATAATAAGCATGAATTATAATTCTTAATAAATAAGATTgttaggcccgaaaacaacccttttttctaggcgaccacacaatagagcagttgatgagaaagtacaagtgcttgtgagtagaagagataaacaaagtaCAGATTtcaaatgtaacaataagtaaataaaaaggaaagaatagcaaaccaattaactacccaactcctcttgagtttgtaggttaattcaaacaaactatttcaagttgatgaattacaatcactcttgtgtacaaaagaaGGTTCACCTTCTCCTTGTCTCGAACACCACTTggtcaaaccagaaaattttactatccctcaggacaactctCACAtaactacactcatgaagtattcactcacaaatgaaaagcttacaatgaacctcacaccactaagattacaaatcttctttgaagagtattttctcactaaaatcactctagatcttttgtatcttcagtgtgcaaaagttgtttgaagtatctgaccaaccactatttatataggatcaaaAAAGTGCCCCATTAgtgcttccaatggatagaaagtagttgaagagtcaactagccgttggagtgtcggacgtccgatagccctgttttatgcgttcgacagcaggcagtgagtttaagagattttcttcaattctttcggacgttcgGTGCAAGtttttgtgcgtccgatagcaaacaaagagatttgagaaattatcttgtttctatcagACGTCCGGTAAAGACATATTCAGCATCCGATAGTTTTGCCGACTTcaaaggatcctatcggacgtccgaagcatgcgtcggaagttgtgcaatgattattggacgtccggtactatcttcttgagcgtccgacaagttcagcatactctgtctttttcaaatgtgcttaatctttgaacctgatttgtttcattaCTGAAAAAacctttgaggagatgttagcaacatccatttgttttgtaatcatcaaaatctaGGGACCAaaatcaacattctccccctttttaatgatgacaaaacaatggatggaaaaaagaaaaaaattgagcatataAGCATAAGGTCCCCCTCACACAATGCATCTAAACTTATGAATTCAGAATAATTTCCCCTTACATATAGCATCCATAtctcccctttttgtcatcataaggtGAGAGTAAAAATTTCATAccgtaatccagcaacaataacagggaatccaacattccaaacaaaaacagagaaatgataccagaaatcagcaattaccaacataccaacatatcacagagagtttaacaaatcaaatcatcattagatcagaattattcttttttctccctttttgacatcatataaattcagtaatattcaaaaacatcaagaaaaaaaacTCAGTTCTAAGcatcagaaacttcaaaaaagaattacagaaaagcattatgaacaagaatctcatcaatcttaccaatatctcctacttattagagttagtatcatgtctaactatccacatgcatttcatgtctttttttatattctttctcacatgcaaccacttttcatgtgacctttttgacaatagaaattacacataatcaaggaGTTATTACATGAAcaagtttaataaattttacttgtcttcttttataaatagcaaattcgttgaaattagaattcaacctattcttttaaaaacagacttgtttcttgtgtttaagcaactcatttaaaccatccatttttcttttcaaatcaccttgttcctttttgaacaattcacaaaactttatttttctatcaaggtcaaagtgtaaagcagtctcactctttttgaaataatcatttttagctttcaactttttattttgttgaaaaagatttgcattatctcgaagcaaaaaactaattttctgttttaactcattgtttctagcataggattctttcaaactatcatgcaattttataatgaaagattcaagatcatcatcagtttcatcatcactttcaaattaagagttacaagatgttacctcatcatctccaatggccataaaagccaattgagcagattctttatcctcttcaatttcaccatcggagttacactcattccatgtgaattgaaatttgttgaatcttgattttcttccttcttttttcttcatcactggacactcacttgcatagtgtccaggttggccgcattcaaagcacttatcagtttactttttgttgaactctagcttccctttgtttctcaagttgttggactgattcgggaaggagttgctaggtccaccttttctgaatcttctcttgttgagtattcttttgaagcctcgtgtgatgagtgcaatatcactatcatcaccttccatgtcatcttcacTCACGGAGACtgtatcattttcattttgtgaagCCTTCAGAGTAATATTCTTTATcacttttgtgtcttcttcttcctgcactttggacttgagttttaactcataagaaatcagtgaattaatgagagattcaataggtaaggtatttagatctttggcttcctcaatggcagttactttactctcccaatccttagataaagcattcagaatttttctatttttctcacctagagagtattttttttccagcacctccaaatccttaatgaggtcattgaatctacaatacatctcatcaatgttttcatgaggttgcatcttgaaggattcatactttgtaactagaatgaatttcttttgttctctaacattctctctaccttcatgaatttctctcaatttatttcaaattttcttgactgacttgcagcctttgactctaatagatttatttgaatctaaagcacaatataacacattcatgacttttgcatttaatgtgagatgagctctatccgcagcaatcagttcacttcttattttttgtctagatctctgagtatttttttgacgcccccacttctccctaaggcgaaccaaagggtattcgCAGGACGcgtgcctaactctcgccaggactcaagcaattctaTTTAAACTTATTATCGATCTACACAACACAtgtaaataacttaaatacagtaaatgcgggagcgttcaagcttaacaatagttatccattatccaacccgcacgtcggtgttcaaagtacatcatGAACCCCAAATATATATCAcgccccaaaagttatatttcaattccaaaaatacaacccaaaatcaGGGCATAGCCAAAATGTAATAGAAATcgtaaacaaaagtacatcaggagggttttTCCAGTACACCTCTGAGTTccatcctgttaaggaaaacaaatctatagggtgagcaaaaatgctcgtgaggccaagaacacacatgcaagcacgttgttcaggtaacaagcccaaataacagttcaagtgataaattACAAGTAATTCATAAAACCAacgaaatgtaaacagaaacaattcaaggatatggtagctctcaggagctaagttccacttgctttgccagttcattcgtatatcttcccgcgatgactctctgtcaaccgggttgatatttccgaaccgtagatcaccacttacttctcatccgtccaccatacatcGCTCCGGGCTCGCACGACATTTAGAAggctatactccacgagtatgccaagcaagatctctcaaatagatcaagcttatcatgtaattctcatgactcaccaaggttcccgaccaagcccatgccgactcgagtctcaaggttggcctatgagtttgggcgtcccccatgtatcatgtaagtgtcgaggagattcactccaacgacgtatgcagtcatagcataccatgtcatgtattcaaatatttgacaggtttaaacatgtatttcaggtcatgtaaaccaagcaaatcatgttaagcatgagtcatttgtttcaaatgagaacgagtacgataaattacacactcgactccatttttcaaaaccaagtaggctaagcatgtaatcagataagccaagcatgaatcaagtccatagagttcaagtagccatacacttgacactcaccgagcaaatcaagaaaaaatattttccggaagttcaagtgttcattgtaggatcctcttgaaggttctcgtgtgcgcctgagcacaTATTAGTGAAACATCACTCATATatccaattatcaaggaagattgtacactagtacaatctaaggaaatttcatgaaaacgaaCCACAATTACTCATAAATTGAGATTCAACTAGAGttttttaaagtacaagagcgatcgagttttcattttggaaaatcaagtataaaacgttcaagtaatatcgaaggaataaggagtgcttgaaaactctcttcctttggaattcggaaaattttcagttttgatatgatattttgaaaaatcgtatctcacatttcacatgtcaaaaattggaaaacttggtaccgttggaaagctctttaaaagtactaaaatttcttagaagacactttttcatgattctaaatgaaaaatattcaaaaataggctcaaagttactgtttcagAGTACTTAAGATTGTGTTGGGTTGgttttttgctaactttggaaattcggtaaaattcacacgttgcgagctagcctctaaaatttgtaattcaattagagttgcaagtaaggtttataacagaaaaagtggatcaagaatcggagtttcgagcaccgagatacggtagctcaaagttagggaaaaatccaaaactggtgaacaaatttccagatttgagcttcCAACTTTGGAACTTTAGTTAGGCATCGAaatgaacttggattggtacaaaaTTCGGCAGTATAATATTCCTATATAAAGAgtattcctctatcaaatttcatgaaaaaataccttcgggaaggtagtcaatcaaacaaccaaagtttcaaaaattccaagacaaaactgccttgacccttttgttttccattccaaacatttggtcaagaaaAAATCCCTCAAACATTGCTCATTAGTGTAGgcaagcctaaggaacattcatagTACATTTGGTAAGTTCTTAGCACCTAAAATATTCAGTTAGCAAGTCTATACCaaaccttgcatcaaatctgtccaaaagtcagggttttcaagagcaggACAGGCTCCATATTtggatcacaaatcactcaacttAACTCAGAAttgggcatggtttatggcgttgaaaaacacattcatagagctaaaatttcacagaagaaatcatttgaaaattcggcacacaactagctcgaattcgagccacaagttgcagcctcagcatttcgttccagtaaaacagagaaacagaacaaccgactttaaatggttggttcggctcacatacatggaaccagaatgtgcattttataccgtcggaaaggtgggaatgtctagtttcaaatgccgctgatGGAACTTTATTTTGACGTCGAAATACAAAATTATGGCCAAAACACGAAAACTAGTcagagcattacgggaacagttccagatttactagttttgtgtaattgattcatttgaccaaccaaacctcaatatttttcaatgaaattttatacaacatataaacatcataaataAGTCATTACAACCTCAAAATTCTGCAAAAATAGGTATGTTCAAggcaggggcagaatcggaacTTTTCACCCCATGCATTTCTTGAAGTTTATGCTaataatacaccattaatctaccattttgagcactaaaccaacatcaaatccatcatcaagcataaGATCAGCCCTCAAGACAatggtgggagttc of Coffea arabica cultivar ET-39 chromosome 5c, Coffea Arabica ET-39 HiFi, whole genome shotgun sequence contains these proteins:
- the LOC113690143 gene encoding pentatricopeptide repeat-containing protein At4g21065-like, translated to MPPQVQHSTSSDLPHTSPSNTSFLTDPTSSEKATIFEENPKPYVLKKCIALLLSCATTSRYKLRQVHAFSIRHGVALSSPDMGKHLIFTLVSLAGPMSYAQKIFSQIQNPNIFTWNTMIRGYAESENPSPAVGIHRQMRVDSVQPDTHTYPFLLKAIAKMIAVREGERVHCIGMKNGFESLVFVQNALVHFYGACGRAESALKLFEKMSEKKNLVAWNTLINGYAMNSRPNEALTLYRELGLEGVKPDGFTLVSLLTACAELGALALGGRAHVYMLKVGLDKNLHVANALLDFYAKCGKIREAERVFDEMEEKSVVSWTALIVGLAVNGFGERAIELFKKLEEEGWVPSEITFVGLLYACSHCGMVDEGFAYFERMKKEFGIVPKIEHYGCMVDLLSRAGLVKQAYEYMQKMPLPPNAVIWRTLLGACSIHGHLNLGELARDQLRILEPKHCGDYVLLSNLYASERRWGDAHKIRRTMLKEGVKKVPGHSLVELGNSIHEFVMGDRSHPQTEEIYAMLVEMTRLLILEGYVPHTVNVLADIEDEEKETALSYHSEKIAIAFMLISTPPRTPIRVVKNLRICADCHLAIKLVSKVFEREIVVRDRSRFHHFRDGTCSCRDYW